A genomic segment from Janibacter sp. DB-40 encodes:
- a CDS encoding DNA-formamidopyrimidine glycosylase family protein, which yields MPEGDTVRRAADRLGQALTGQRLTLVDIRWGTVGEDPIRDALVEEIVPRGKHLLHRFDTGWTLHTHLRMEGSWRIEGGGSPAAARALRRRDLRVALGTAAWTTLGLRLGEVDLVRRHDEHRLVGHLGPDVLGADWDAATALARLSGAPGTTLAAALLDQRNLAGVGTFWASEALFLQRLDPWRPVAELREEDLAALVERVHTLMVRSHALGMQSSTGHRRADRRAFVHGRARQPCRRCGTTIRVGDLGVGAHERVFFSCPVCQSG from the coding sequence ATGCCCGAGGGTGACACCGTCCGGCGCGCGGCCGACCGTCTGGGACAGGCCCTGACCGGGCAGCGCCTGACCCTCGTCGACATCCGGTGGGGCACCGTGGGCGAGGATCCGATCCGTGACGCCCTCGTCGAGGAGATCGTCCCGCGCGGCAAGCACCTGCTGCACCGCTTCGACACCGGGTGGACCCTGCACACTCACCTGCGGATGGAGGGATCCTGGCGGATCGAAGGGGGTGGCTCACCGGCGGCGGCGCGGGCCCTGCGTCGTCGCGACCTGCGGGTCGCCCTCGGGACGGCGGCGTGGACGACCCTGGGCCTGCGCCTCGGGGAGGTCGACCTCGTGCGCCGGCATGACGAGCACCGCCTCGTCGGCCATCTCGGCCCCGACGTGCTCGGGGCCGACTGGGACGCGGCGACAGCGCTGGCGCGCCTGTCCGGCGCGCCGGGCACGACCCTGGCCGCGGCACTGCTGGACCAGCGCAACCTCGCGGGAGTCGGGACGTTCTGGGCGAGCGAAGCCCTCTTCCTCCAGCGCCTGGACCCGTGGCGTCCCGTGGCCGAGCTGCGGGAGGAGGACCTCGCCGCCCTGGTGGAGCGGGTGCACACCCTGATGGTGCGCAGCCACGCCCTCGGGATGCAGTCCTCGACCGGCCACCGCCGCGCCGACCGGCGGGCCTTCGTCCACGGGCGGGCTCGTCAGCCGTGCCGCCGGTGCGGCACGACGATCCGGGTCGGTGACCTGGGCGTGGGCGCGCACGAGCGCGTCTTCTTCTCGTGCCCGGTGTGCCAGAGCGGGTAG
- a CDS encoding helix-turn-helix transcriptional regulator translates to MVLLREELGDVLRSARRARGSTLRDISARASVSLGYLSEIERGEKEASSELVASICQALDLPMSVVFTEIAHRADRAERASAPVALPVATRDETVVSAA, encoded by the coding sequence ATGGTGCTGCTGAGGGAAGAGCTCGGTGACGTGCTCCGCAGTGCGCGGCGCGCCCGGGGGAGCACCCTGCGGGACATCTCCGCCCGGGCATCGGTCTCCCTCGGCTACCTCAGCGAGATCGAGCGCGGGGAGAAGGAAGCGAGCTCGGAGCTCGTCGCCTCCATCTGCCAGGCGCTCGACCTGCCGATGTCGGTCGTCTTCACCGAGATCGCCCACCGGGCAGACCGCGCTGAGCGCGCGAGCGCCCCCGTCGCGCTGCCCGTGGCCACCCGCGACGAGACGGTCGTCTCCGCAGCCTGA
- a CDS encoding CinA family protein: MATDPPTGAGGLLESLAARGWSLGTAESLTGGLLAATLVAVPGASRVFHGSVVAYDPGLKIEVLGVAADLVDRVGTVDREVASQMALGACRVLGVDVAIATTGVAGPGPSEGHPAGTVWLACATPSEVTARRLALTGDRSQVRSGAVEAALDLAHEVTLSG, encoded by the coding sequence GTGGCCACTGACCCGCCCACCGGCGCCGGCGGGCTCCTCGAGTCACTGGCTGCCCGCGGCTGGTCGCTCGGCACCGCCGAGTCGCTGACCGGGGGCCTGCTCGCGGCGACGCTGGTCGCGGTGCCCGGAGCCTCCCGGGTCTTCCACGGCTCGGTGGTCGCCTACGACCCGGGCCTGAAGATCGAGGTGCTGGGGGTCGCGGCGGACCTGGTGGACCGCGTCGGGACGGTCGACCGGGAGGTCGCCTCGCAGATGGCCCTCGGAGCGTGCCGCGTGCTCGGGGTGGACGTCGCAATCGCGACGACCGGTGTCGCGGGGCCCGGACCGAGCGAGGGGCACCCGGCGGGGACCGTCTGGCTGGCCTGCGCGACCCCGTCGGAAGTGACGGCGCGCCGGCTGGCGTTGACCGGGGACCGGTCGCAGGTGCGCAGCGGAGCCGTCGAGGCTGCGCTCGACCTCGCCCACGAGGTCACCCTGTCCGGCTGA
- the pgsA gene encoding CDP-diacylglycerol--glycerol-3-phosphate 3-phosphatidyltransferase, with protein MTDDRTPSTEAGTTAAEPSPWNLPNALTVLRILLVPVFVWLVLRHGGDDTASRWWAWGVFAGAIITDRIDGDLARAKGLVTTFGKVADPIADKALTGAGFITLSMIDEIPWWVTVIILARELGITALRFWVIRHGIMPASRGGKIKTFLQALAIGLFVMPLHTFPLEDLFRLLAGGVLLAALVVTIATGVDYVVKALKLRTTSDRARMKRDRKAAGGH; from the coding sequence GTGACCGACGACCGGACGCCGTCGACCGAGGCGGGGACCACGGCCGCCGAGCCGAGCCCGTGGAACCTCCCCAACGCCCTGACGGTCCTGCGCATCCTGCTCGTGCCCGTCTTCGTCTGGCTGGTCCTGCGCCACGGCGGCGACGACACCGCCTCACGGTGGTGGGCCTGGGGAGTCTTCGCCGGCGCGATCATCACCGACCGGATCGACGGTGACCTGGCCCGCGCGAAGGGTCTCGTCACCACCTTCGGCAAGGTCGCCGACCCGATCGCCGACAAGGCGCTCACGGGCGCCGGATTCATCACCCTGTCGATGATCGACGAGATCCCCTGGTGGGTCACCGTCATCATCCTCGCCCGGGAGCTGGGGATCACCGCCCTGCGCTTCTGGGTCATCCGGCACGGGATCATGCCCGCCAGCCGCGGCGGCAAGATCAAGACCTTCCTGCAGGCCCTGGCGATCGGCCTCTTCGTCATGCCGCTGCACACCTTCCCTCTCGAGGACCTCTTCCGGCTCCTGGCCGGAGGTGTCCTCCTCGCCGCCCTCGTCGTGACGATCGCGACCGGTGTCGACTACGTCGTCAAGGCGCTGAAGCTGCGCACGACGAGTGACCGGGCACGGATGAAGCGTGACCGCAAGGCGGCCGGTGGCCACTGA
- the rimO gene encoding 30S ribosomal protein S12 methylthiotransferase RimO, with amino-acid sequence MSVPRSVALVTLGCTRNDVDSEELAGRLSAGGWTLVEDAAAADVAVVNTCGFIEQAKKDSIDAILEANDLREHGRTQKVVAVGCLAERYGKELADELPEADAVLGFDSYTDMSTHLRAVLDGHAPEAHTPGDRRTLLPISPVEREAAAQDVALPGHGGSDLPRARLDDRPWAPLKIASGCDRRCSFCAIPTFRGAFVSRRPNDVVAEGRWLASQGVRELFLVSENSTSYGKDLGDLDLLEQLLPELVAIEGVDRVRVSYLQPAEIRPGLLRAMASIPGVVPWYDISFQHASGPLLRRMRRFGDTESFLGLIRSVRERQPEAGIRSNVIVGFPGETEEDVAELERFLVEARLDVVGVFGYSDEDGTEGADLTDKVEPDVIAERVDRITRLVEELTAQRAEERIGETVTVLVEEVDAETGEVSGRADHQGPDIDGATLLTGSLEGLAPGTIVTATVVGTEGIDLVAEVAA; translated from the coding sequence ATGTCCGTGCCCCGAAGCGTTGCCCTCGTCACTCTGGGGTGCACCCGTAATGATGTCGACTCCGAGGAGCTCGCCGGCCGTCTGTCCGCCGGGGGTTGGACCCTCGTCGAGGATGCCGCTGCGGCCGACGTGGCCGTGGTCAACACCTGCGGCTTCATCGAGCAGGCCAAGAAGGACTCGATCGACGCGATCCTCGAGGCGAACGACCTGCGTGAGCACGGCCGCACCCAGAAGGTCGTGGCCGTCGGGTGCCTGGCCGAGCGCTACGGCAAGGAGCTCGCCGACGAGCTGCCGGAGGCCGACGCGGTCCTCGGCTTCGACTCCTACACCGACATGTCCACCCACCTGCGCGCGGTCCTCGACGGGCACGCGCCCGAGGCGCACACGCCCGGTGACCGCCGGACCCTGCTGCCGATCTCGCCGGTCGAGCGCGAGGCCGCTGCCCAGGACGTGGCCCTCCCGGGCCACGGCGGGAGCGACCTGCCCCGGGCACGTCTCGACGACCGGCCGTGGGCGCCGCTGAAGATCGCGTCCGGCTGCGACCGTCGCTGCTCCTTCTGCGCCATCCCGACCTTCCGCGGGGCCTTCGTCTCCCGCCGGCCGAACGACGTCGTGGCCGAGGGGCGGTGGCTGGCCTCCCAGGGGGTGCGCGAGCTCTTCCTCGTCAGTGAGAACTCCACGTCCTACGGCAAGGACCTCGGCGACCTCGACCTGCTCGAGCAGCTGCTGCCGGAGCTCGTCGCGATCGAGGGCGTCGACCGGGTCCGCGTGTCCTACCTGCAGCCCGCCGAGATCCGTCCCGGTCTGCTGCGGGCGATGGCGAGCATCCCGGGCGTCGTGCCCTGGTACGACATCTCCTTCCAGCACGCCTCGGGCCCGCTGCTGCGCCGGATGCGCCGGTTCGGGGACACCGAGTCCTTCCTCGGCCTGATCCGCTCGGTGCGCGAGCGCCAGCCGGAGGCCGGGATCCGCTCCAACGTCATCGTCGGCTTCCCGGGAGAGACCGAGGAGGACGTGGCCGAGCTCGAGCGCTTCCTCGTCGAGGCCCGCCTCGACGTCGTCGGCGTCTTCGGTTACTCCGACGAGGACGGGACCGAGGGGGCGGACCTGACCGACAAGGTCGAGCCCGACGTCATCGCCGAGCGCGTCGATCGGATCACGCGCCTCGTCGAGGAGCTGACCGCCCAGCGGGCGGAGGAGCGCATCGGGGAGACGGTGACGGTGCTCGTCGAGGAGGTCGACGCCGAGACCGGTGAGGTCTCCGGGCGCGCGGACCACCAGGGCCCCGACATCGACGGGGCGACCCTGCTCACCGGATCGCTCGAGGGACTCGCCCCGGGCACGATCGTCACGGCCACGGTCGTCGGCACCGAGGGCATCGACCTCGTGGCGGAGGTGGCCGCGTGA
- a CDS encoding ion channel, which produces MTKAWYELDSRPTGINYWAAVVRKQPSAILVAIQLLAIVLLPWVEAESWGRAAIAGISLIAVTFGIWTVRSTPALTWLALLIGFPAFLLEVWSVVDVDNIWVNFAAHLLLSVFYFYIAYGLIAYVFADTWVTKDEFFAVAAAFTVLLFAFAYLYVAVQTLSPDSFAGGSGGDRRSFLELLYFSGANLTSVGLSDVIPVKPHARAATMIEQLTGVLYVAMVISRLVALTVMRSRS; this is translated from the coding sequence ATGACGAAGGCCTGGTACGAGCTCGACAGTCGTCCGACGGGGATCAACTACTGGGCGGCCGTCGTGCGGAAGCAACCGTCGGCGATCCTCGTCGCCATCCAGCTCCTCGCCATCGTCCTCCTGCCGTGGGTGGAGGCCGAGTCGTGGGGACGGGCGGCCATCGCCGGCATCTCGCTGATCGCCGTGACCTTCGGCATCTGGACGGTCCGGTCCACACCGGCCCTGACGTGGCTGGCCCTGCTCATCGGGTTCCCCGCGTTCCTGCTCGAGGTGTGGTCGGTGGTCGACGTCGACAACATCTGGGTGAACTTCGCCGCGCACCTGCTCCTGTCGGTCTTCTACTTCTACATCGCCTACGGACTCATCGCCTACGTCTTCGCCGACACCTGGGTGACCAAGGACGAGTTCTTCGCGGTCGCGGCCGCCTTCACCGTGCTCCTCTTCGCCTTCGCCTACCTCTACGTGGCGGTCCAGACGCTCTCCCCCGACTCCTTCGCCGGGGGTAGCGGCGGTGATCGGCGGTCCTTCCTGGAGCTGCTGTACTTCTCCGGGGCGAACCTCACGAGCGTCGGCCTGTCCGACGTCATCCCCGTCAAGCCCCACGCGCGTGCCGCCACGATGATCGAGCAGCTCACCGGCGTGCTCTACGTGGCCATGGTCATCTCCCGCCTGGTGGCCCTGACGGTGATGCGTTCGCGCAGCTGA
- a CDS encoding MauE/DoxX family redox-associated membrane protein, whose translation MLTGPLLLPPLLLGALLVVSGAAKVRHTDATRSAFAQLELPRSLTESPAPLLLPWAEVLLAVALLVAPPPSPCRWP comes from the coding sequence GTGCTCACCGGCCCGCTCCTGCTCCCCCCGCTGCTGCTGGGCGCCCTGCTCGTGGTCAGCGGCGCGGCCAAGGTGCGCCACACCGACGCCACGCGCAGCGCCTTCGCCCAGCTCGAGCTGCCCCGGTCGCTCACCGAGTCCCCCGCACCGCTCCTCCTGCCGTGGGCCGAGGTCCTCCTGGCGGTCGCGCTGCTGGTGGCGCCGCCCCCTTCGCCCTGCCGGTGGCCGTGA
- a CDS encoding MauE/DoxX family redox-associated membrane protein, whose product MAVTAALLFVGYLVVIGRALTFDHPVTCGCFGELGLGEVTRRTAVRNVLLVVVALLGVWSATADRSVAGRLLDASGTVWTWLGLVVLTGAVLVGTFAGTKGASRTSAEGATPATDAGGELNYVRHPVPFATLADADGTLHSLTDLARRGAVLLVFVSPGCGSCRPAIERIPRWVTDLAPVRVIAVVTHPLAATVAAEPDLEGHLMRDPHGATARTFGAAAPGAVLLGGDGLLAGGPVVGGREVTAFVDEVRAELLGAGVIDPA is encoded by the coding sequence GTGGCCGTGACCGCCGCTCTGCTCTTCGTCGGCTACCTCGTCGTCATCGGCCGCGCTCTGACCTTCGACCACCCGGTGACCTGCGGCTGCTTCGGCGAGCTCGGTCTCGGGGAGGTCACCCGCCGCACGGCGGTGCGCAACGTCCTGCTCGTCGTGGTGGCCCTGCTGGGCGTGTGGTCCGCCACCGCCGACCGGTCCGTGGCCGGCCGGCTCCTCGACGCCTCCGGCACCGTGTGGACCTGGTTGGGTCTGGTCGTGCTCACCGGGGCCGTCCTCGTGGGCACCTTCGCAGGGACGAAGGGGGCCTCCCGCACCTCCGCGGAGGGCGCCACCCCCGCCACGGACGCAGGGGGCGAGCTGAACTACGTGCGCCACCCCGTCCCCTTCGCCACCCTCGCGGACGCGGACGGCACGCTGCACAGCCTGACCGACCTGGCGCGGCGCGGGGCGGTGCTGCTCGTCTTCGTCTCCCCGGGGTGCGGCTCCTGCCGGCCCGCGATCGAGCGGATCCCCCGGTGGGTCACCGACCTCGCCCCGGTGCGGGTCATCGCCGTCGTCACGCACCCGCTCGCGGCCACCGTCGCCGCCGAGCCGGATCTCGAGGGGCACCTGATGCGCGACCCGCACGGCGCGACGGCTCGCACCTTCGGCGCGGCGGCGCCCGGTGCGGTCCTGCTCGGCGGCGACGGGCTGCTCGCGGGGGGCCCCGTCGTCGGTGGCCGGGAGGTCACCGCCTTCGTCGACGAGGTGCGCGCGGAGCTGCTCGGGGCCGGGGTCATCGACCCCGCGTGA
- a CDS encoding A24 family peptidase: protein MDSRLVLVAVVTGALGIGVLVALRRGAYRRPDETGPLPRHLWVVAVAPFAGVLVARALADHPWPALLPYLVLVPAGLALAAIDADVHRLPNAITLPLVPVELALLAGASAATGDWTSLRRAGLAALLVGGGFLLLALVLYGRSVGMGDAKLIVSLAAVLGWLSWGHVLLGLWLGFVLGGVVALGLLLARRAGRGTHLAFGPYLVVGTLVALLLG from the coding sequence GTGGACTCCCGTCTGGTGCTCGTCGCCGTCGTGACGGGCGCACTCGGGATCGGCGTCCTGGTCGCGCTGCGCAGGGGCGCCTACCGCCGCCCCGACGAGACCGGCCCGCTCCCCCGCCACCTGTGGGTGGTGGCGGTCGCCCCCTTCGCCGGGGTGCTCGTGGCCCGGGCGCTCGCCGATCACCCGTGGCCGGCCCTCCTGCCCTACCTCGTCCTCGTGCCCGCCGGTCTCGCCCTCGCCGCGATCGACGCGGACGTGCACCGCCTGCCCAATGCGATCACCCTGCCGCTGGTGCCGGTCGAGCTCGCCCTGCTCGCCGGGGCGAGCGCCGCGACCGGCGACTGGACCTCCCTTCGCCGGGCGGGTCTGGCGGCACTCCTCGTCGGAGGCGGCTTCCTGCTGCTGGCCCTCGTGCTCTACGGGCGATCGGTCGGGATGGGCGACGCCAAGCTCATCGTCTCCCTCGCCGCAGTCCTGGGCTGGCTCTCCTGGGGCCACGTCCTCCTCGGGCTGTGGCTCGGCTTCGTCCTCGGCGGCGTGGTCGCGCTCGGGCTGCTGCTGGCCCGCCGGGCAGGGCGGGGCACGCACCTGGCCTTCGGCCCGTACCTCGTGGTCGGCACGCTGGTCGCCCTCCTCCTCGGCTGA